ctaaagcacttgtgttatggaaaatcagaagtaacgaaggtcgccttgggtctgggtgttggtggtaaccaacacccagacccaaggcgaCATAGAAAGcaaataaaccttctacatcaactcggccgggaatcgaacccgggacctcagagtggcgtacgcatgaaaaccggtatacaccccactcgaccacggaggtcgtcgtgtATTTGTAGATATAATTAAGCCCATAAAATTTATCCCAGCCTAAagatattctaataatataataattagtcaTCATCATTGATCTGAATCACTAATCCTATTTTTTAGATATGACAAAGTGTGATAACGTTGTAATCAAAATCAAGCACTTCAAACATAACACAATCAAGTGAGAATGAATCATCATTtagatttgaatttgaaaattctACTCTGAATACTCATAGTACTTGAACTGAGTAGTCTTAGTATTGATATTAGATCAATTTGTTTCATTCAAtcattttcaatttgttttgtttttgtcagGGTAATTATAGGTACAAGGACATACCATTTTAGTCCCCAAAATTGGTACTGCATTGACGATGCAAattataatacagataaaatttcTTATGTCTTCTTCGTAAATGTCGATGGGCAGTAAAACCTGTACTCAGATGTACTATTTTCCAAGCTGTCTAtttatgtgaaataaataaaaatatccataattaacttatattataatattttttaggcaTTGAGGTCACTTATAATTTACCAAATGATTATTCGCATGTGTTTGAAGACATGCTCAATGATCTTGAAAGGAAAGCAGATATCATAAATTTCCAGGATTACGGCTTAGTTGCTACGACATTGGAAGATGTTTTCATGTCGTAAGTAAAATGTTTACCTAACAAACGTGTTTTTATGAAATTCTATTGAATTGGGAACATATGTATACTACTTATAtatgctataattattatatttctgttaattttttttcaataattattttttaaatcaagttcAATGACGTTACTGATAACGGATAAGTTTTCTTTATGATACTTAAATACTTATCGTATTTGTTTCGATTATGTTAACAGCGTTGGCTCTGACGTAGAAACTCACTCGATATCCGAAGACACGACTATAACTGCAGATGCATCTGACGGGAGAGCTAGCAGTGCAGATGACTTATCCCTACACCATTGTAAGTTGTACttgtattataatactataatatttagtaaatacttATTACAATGCAACTTTATTGTACGTGGCCAACTCTATATTTCGACGGGTATAGACTATTGATACTGTAATTTTTATCAACATATTAAGGACATATTATGCAAATTTTCACCACGTTTTTTTTTCCCGTAATCcgacttaaattaaaaagaagatTATAGATAAGAATACAATAGCAGCCTTCTTTTAtgataaacttattaatttatagttgaATTGTATTGCAGTAGACAAAAGTGATGATAATGCAACCGGCTTTCTGTTGCTGTGGATGCATGTCAGTGCTGTATGGTTCAAGTTGTTCTTGGTATGGACTCGTTCATGGGGAATTCTGTTGTTACAAATTCTCGTACCCGTGattcaaataaacataagtTTGGGCATATTAGAATATTTAGTGTCACTTCAGGGATCAGTGATCAAAAGGCCGCTGACTCTTTCACAGGGGTAAGCATATTTTCCTATTTCTTATATGATTCTAATGTTTAAAAGTTAATCAAATTAAGTATTGTTTCACTGTCACTTATATCAAAGAAAaagtttatatgaaatataacatataaataaactaatttattatatttattaaacctaTTAATGTCAAggtatttaaacttaaattagttttgtttttagaaacattatacatatatgataataattactaaGCAACttagcaataaatattttttttaatttttgtaaatattaattcttcAGATTTTTTGCGACGGAaactttattaagttttaatggAAGTAGCTGGTCCTCAATAGGTGCCATAGCAAAAGCAGGATATGAGCAattgtttaatagttttaatatggATTCTATGGCTCTTAACATAGTGAATGACACGAGCATTGATGACTACTATCTGGAAAGGGTTGgtgattttaatacatttttctaatgaatattttttttaattattgattattattagttttccaactttttttattacaaatatataataataacattcaatGATAATGTACTTTTATTTGATCGGTCTCACACACAAAGGTTCACTCTTGTAACCAGATGAGTTGGTAATCCAACTTTCATGCTTTCCGAAACCCAGGATAGCCAATAGTGGATTTCAAGCTATTGAGTTCTCGAGGAAAACCCTTCTTAGTATTTATTGGCTCAAACGACAACTCAATGTAATGagctagccactagaccaacgaatgactttgaaaaaaaataaataaataagaggaAACTTTTAATGTCACAAGACCTTATACTAATACGATAAGTGATGATGTTCATTATTGCAGCTCTTCATGCAAACGGCACTgcatataagtattttattttacagacgACAGATACAGATGAATTGGGCACGCTACGTAACCAACTTTTAATTGGCGCCACAATTGATGAAGATAAGGCCGTAGCTTGGTTTAGTAACTTCGGTTTTCACGACGTGGCTACCTCTTTGGCTACCTTGCATTCAGCATTACTTAAAGGTCTCGACCCCGAAGCCAATCTGAATGTTTCCAATTACCCACTAGAAGCTACTTACAgtgataatgtaatattttttatcagtagAACTGTTATTTTCCACGAAACGACGCATTCCTAAGATATTATCTTTTTTCAGAGCAATATGCAATTAATGATGTCTTTGGTGTCCATGCAAATTGCTGTTAGTATTGGTAATAGTCTTGCTATCATCAGTGCAGTTTAcgtcatgttttatataaaggTAATTAAATACTTCTCATTAAATGATCACAAAAGTTTTAAATCTGCTAAAAGTACAATTCTTTTTCTTGAgaaattgatgaaaaaaaaataccttaaagTGGACGATacgttatatttatatgataaagaaacaaaaatttcCCCAATCGATATAGGTGTAAGTATCGCTTAAAGCAATATGAAGGTGTATGATATGCGACGTTCCTTtgaggtttgaagggtgagtgaaccagtagAACTCCAAGAATCTTAATATCTTAGTTCTAAAGGCTTGCGACGCACTGATGCTTACCTACGATACTAAAAACTGTGGGTGAGGACGACCCATTACCATCAGTATTGAACCTTATTATCTACCTACATATATACActagttgttttatataaaacaaatattatttttaaaaagtattcataaaatatgatCTTTGTTTCTTAGGAGCGAGTTTCGCGTGCAAAATTGCTACAGCGAGCGGCGGGTATACAGCCGGCGGTTATGTGGGCGTCGGCATTCATCTTCGACTGGTTCTGGTTCCAAATAGTTTCTGTGACCATCATCATCTCCTGCGCAGCTTTCAACGTCATAGGATTATCTAATGTCATCGAACTAGGTACTTAATAAGGTTTTATCAATTTTGCtttcaatttaaatgtaatcgTAATTGTTAGGTTGggttacatttaatttacacGATTTGGCGTTTTACGATTTTAGCATAATAATCTTTCGTTGTTATCCGCTACAATTATTAAGGAGAATCTTGTTGaccgaataaataataaaatcacaaaaaatagcctattcagTGAGATTTAACATTACATTTCAGAATACAGAATTAGCAAATTAGCCTTTTAAAATGAACATCTCTTTAACTGTATAAGTACGGATATTTAATTTTCGATTGaatgtatactttttaatttgcagGGCGTCTGTTTTTGTGTTTGATGATTTACGGAGCAGCGATGTTGCCACTGCAATATTTGTTTTCACTTTCTTTCAACGGACCTGCTCTTGGATTtgttataacatttttcatCAATGTTATATTTGGTATGTTGTCAAATTTAATTagcttaataattaataaaattcaattgattACCTTCTCACCATTCACAACCTCCCAACTTACTATaagaaagtttatataaaaaagtgtttaCCTACCAACTGTTGGTTTCCTTCTACGATTatgctttagataaaaatatctcCATTTAATTGTGATAACAGTGTCTTCTGTTGTGAAACAGCACCCTTTCTCCACAACAACTGTAAATTTGTCTTaggaaaatatcattttttttataaattttattaaataataaatattacaaatctaCCATTTTATGTATCATTTCACGATCATgcattttttgaataaaaatgttataaattgtgattatttaaccaaaatgactgttttttttcAGGTTTAATTGGTAGTCAAATAGTTGAATCACTGTCTATGCTAAACAATGGGATTGCAGCAGATGTACTAGACATCATTCTACCCTTCTTCCCACTTTACAGTGTAGTATCATCTGCAAGGTATTTCGATCAGCTTTCACTCCGTTAacgcataattattatatacttatgatTGCTTCGTTATTGCAAATCCAATGCAGTTTTATTTGCCATCAGAAATATTTCACATTTGCAAATTCGGAAAAAGcattcattcatatttatcaaataataaaatttattctgtaattaaaaagggaaactatacattaatttaattattttcttggtaGGTTGTTAAATAAAGTAGGACTTACGAAGCACACCTGCCTGCAATCCTGTGATTACTTGAGTTTAATTGCGCCGGACAGCGAGTGTACCTTGGAGACATTGTGTGAAAACTTTTCAAAGATATGTTGCAGTAagttagatattatatatatacgtacaagattatattatttaggtaTTGCTACTATTATATGAGCTGAATTATTTATCACAGTCGCATAGATTagacaaaatttttatttcatagataataaaaaaataccaaattagtaaaatatgttatataagtattgttatgtaaatCTGAAGTATatattcgtctgtttttttataCAGAAATCGCGAAACAGTTGTTTAACACCGAGTTAAAATAGCGACGAAGTTagttacaaattacaatattcatgtaaattaaatatgttttcagTTCCTGAAAATCCATACTTTCAATGGGAGAGTCCGGGCATACTACGCTATATCATCTGCTCGCTAATATCCGGTGCTGTCTTATGGttgatattaatgatttttgaatataattggaTTCAAAGGGTAAGTTTAAAACTACTATAAACATCGCGTGTCTATGTATAATGTAACAAAAAGgaaacgtttatttattataaactcttTTTAGTTAATGCAACGTACAAAGAAGTCACCGCCAATGGAAGAGTCTTCAATAGATGCAGACGTTGTGGAAGAAATGAAACACGCACAGCTCGTTGACCACAAATCTTCAGATATTGCGCTCGTCGCTCGCggtttaactaaatattataaggaCAATCTCGCTGTGGATCAAATTTCTTTCAGTAAGAgtgtattcatttatatattaaatcgaTCACCGTCTTTTATCTTGTTTTAGATGAAAATCGGGTAGTCtgtcattcataaaaaaaatttttgcagCCGTCAGCGAAGCTGAATGCTTTGGTCTATTAGGAGTTAACGGTGCCGGAAAAACTACAACTTTCAAGATGCTTATGGGAGACGAAACCATTTCTAATGGAGACGCTTTTGTCAGTGGTTACTCCGTTAAACAGAATATTACGAAAGTTTACGAAAatataggtaattattttaaattaatcataagtTAAAcgcaatactatatattttttatcgaatgtcattttatcattataaaatatatgtattttatttttcatatgcaAATATTTCGCAAATTTGTCTATAAATTGAAAGACTGTAAAATGATGTGCTCTTTATAGGTTACTGTCCACAATTTGATGCAGTATTCGGCGAATTGACGGGTCGAGAAACCTTAAAATTGTTCTCACGGTTTCGTGGGCTAAAAGATTGCAACTCGATACTATACATAGAGACACTCGCCCACGCTTTAGGATTTACCAAACATCTTGACAAACAGGTAAAAAAAGCATTCATTTAATTGCACACAAATTACGAATTGCTTCAATCGATAAGAACTATGTCATTAACACAGAGCATGCACCAGGGTGCTTGTTGCTATAGACTATAGAGTATTCTATTATTTCGGTCACTATTGTTAATTAACCAGGAGTATTTTGCCACAATGTTAAGGTTTATCAATACTCGGGAGGAAACAAACGCAAACTGAGCACAGCGGTGTCGATGCTCGGTCGGACGCGGCTCATTTTCGTGGACGAGCCGACGACGGGCGTGGACCCGGCCGCCAAGCGCCAGGTGTGGCGCGCCATTAgggccgcccgccgcgccggaCGCGCGTTCGTGCTGACGTCACACAGCATGGAGGAGTGCGAGGCGCTCTGCTCCAGGCTCACCATCATGGTCAACGGACGCTTCCAGTGCCTCGGCTCGCCGCAGCATCTTAAGAATAAATACTCTGAaggtatttattatctttactaCTCTTGTTCTTCGATGTGCCTCTCTCGACATAATAAGTCGAGGGCAACGGAAAATTGTGCCCAtatcttctttttattttatggtgaaaataataatgaaagtaatacttatatcttatatacgacgacctccgtggtcgagtggtgtgtacaccggttttcatggctacgccagtctgaggtcccgggttcaattcccggccgagtcgatgtagattactattagttttctatgttgtcttgggtctgggtgtttgtggtaccgtcgttacttctgattttccataacacaagtgcttcagctacttacaatgggatcagagtaatgtatgtgatgttgtctcatatttatttattatttatatttatttatgtgatatGGTAAAGAATTAagattattatacttatttcattatcatatataatattgtttatataacttgttataaaaagATTTGCATGATATGAGGTgttaatcatcatcattcttAACACAAACAGTAAATTATGCCTACCACAatactaaatgtattataacattattaaaggAAAATCTGAATAAAAACCaggaaaaatatacaaaacgatTACTGAAATAGTaattacctattttatttaataactaaactGTTTTGTTACAGGTTTTACTttgacgataaaaataaaaatggatagTGATTCAAGACGTACTGCAGCTGAGAGAACTGAAGCTGTAAAGAATTATGTCAGCGCTCAGTATAATAATGTCAAACTGATGTAAGACATTTTATGATCATTAATAAGCTTAAAAAATATCAGCCCTGTACACTACTATTTGTTTGACCgtacaataagtaaataattctttaaatattacactCTACAAAAGATGGAAATGTAGTATCCTTATCGTTATAATTAGTCCTTGTTTGTAAactaaataacaacaacaacaaaagcctgtaaattcccactgctgggctaaaggcctcctctccctttgaggagaaggtttggaacatattccaccacgatgttccaatgtgggttggcggaatacacatacacgagatgaattataaagacaaattaagcacatgaatcagcggtgcttgcctgggtttgaatctgcaatcatcggttaagatgcacgagttctaaccactgggccatctcggctcgtaaactaaataattattcatttttcagGGAGGAATACCAGGGTATCATTACATATTACTTGCCAGACCGCAGCATGCCTTGGTCTAGAATGTTTGGCATCATGGAGCAAGCAAAGAGAGAATTAGACGTCGAAGATTACAGCATATTACAAACAACTTTAGAACAAATTTTCCTTCAATTTACCAAATATCAACGTGAAGaacaatagtatttataatatgactaaattttttatgtataaagctATTATGGTCAAGTGCTATCATATtgatcttaatttattaaaaaaaacgcatggCATGTGATTTATTAAATCAGTGTTGcacacatattattataaaaaaatatatgttaagaattataaatataacttggcACGAAAATTCAATAAGCAGAATCATAAcacaaaattgtatttgtaacgCGCGGTATATTTGTTCTAGATAAcaatatttgaattgatttaGACATGCATGACTGTCCTTTGTTAAACAAATACGTCGCGTTTTTGATAACGATAAAAAGAGAGCATTAATCTAAGTAGGTTTAGAATATGAGTAACTTTGTTacctaatatataattcaattcatatgacaaaatatgtttaaatcttatttatttaataattatattttttaatattaataaagtaataaataattgtaatataattatataagttgcTATTTGTGTTCATATTGTGTTAAAGGCATTTAATCCGATTTGGCTGAATTAATGTATACTTACCGTTAGTATTGGAtagttgcaaataaaaaaaagagttaTTGTAACGGATGCCGGGCAATTAGCTACTTTTTATCAATATTCTCTATCTTTGTAAATGTGCTGTTTCATGTAAATGTCCATtaactctataaatattaactcGACTCTGATGacgtatgaattattttactatacagCGTTACAGTTATAAAATGAGCAAAATGTAAATATCAACTTTAATGTGGCCTAAGTTcattaaatagttaatttacttaggtcatattaaaacttaaatttagtcttagttagttaaataattgtataagtaTCAAGAGTTCTTACTGTTAAACATGACAATATTGGGGCTGGATTAGATACtagttaagaaaataatattaagattttttacacGAACGAAAAAAGAAACTTGTACGAAATGTATAagctctttttatataaatagataaatataaattaaatgaaatatacaattgttgaattacatttatgaaataaaaacaccaCTTTTgataaaagatattaaatttatttaaataaatttgtaaaccTACGTAAGTAATACATGCGAACACTCATTACAAAATATCGCGACAGAACGTGACAGATTAGACGACACATTCAAAGCcttaataaagtttttcttattattatcaataaatagctttttagtaaatttgatacaaatatgaattaaaattttgagaaaatgaatttatgtaaataattgtctaataaattatatggcTGTTGAAAACAACATATTCGACCGAACTGATAGTCGTAGGAACATAAATTTCAGCTTATAATAGGAgtgtatttttcaaaattattttatcggtataaatgtaaatagtgGATCACAAAACGATATCACAAACAGCATCTTCAATGCTTACACAGTTACAATGACTACAGAACGCCGTGTTTTGTTTtgtacatttatgtaaatacgtctaaacaacatacatattttacaatttaatattatagcgacatatattaacaataaaaagttcgtaaaaat
This window of the Vanessa cardui chromosome 5, ilVanCard2.1, whole genome shotgun sequence genome carries:
- the LOC124529987 gene encoding phospholipid-transporting ATPase ABCA3-like, with amino-acid sequence MKVRKNAKTAEAWTKFRLLMWKNFLQQWRHRIQTFLELFLPVLTMTLILILRQQVEPVKHSTIRYPPLNAYTLNFSVPVMSGFNFSELSIAYSPQSPVLDDVIRNAMANLLTYNIKQFISIIQQAPDFPDIPIDIPPDILENINSTLINEIAKRLVRVKGYEKASELRGIYKTEQVTREVIAAVEFDDSLLGTNFLPKNLSYALRFPERPRLNSFHRLGSRSWYTDVVFPYMELSGPRFPYSWEGGNEPGYVNEMFIAIQNAISMELISRLTSINLENFKVHIQRYPHAPYINDVAVQALSLIFPMFFMLSFSYTAVNIIRVITLEKELQLKETMKIMGLPTWLHWTAWFCKQFIFLFITSAFLMVILKVNWFTSEQGFSDYAVFTNTPWTVLYFYILLYLSCTICFCFMISGLFSKGSTAALFGGIIWFMSFIPAVLLGLDIEIPFAVQALSCFSINSAMSLGFQIMLSKENTGGMQWGEFFTTHSVDSNRLLFGHVCIFLLVDAIMYMMIALYLEQVLPGPLGTPKPWYFLIQKSFWCSPAHESDVYKIGNVTNDADTIKEKDPKGLEIGVKMSNLTKVYGKNIAVNNVSLNIYDNQITVLLGHNGAGKSTTIAMLTGNVEITRGNIWVAGFNMSTQAPQARSHIGLCPQHNVLFNELTVREHLEFFSKLKGYSGQELDEEIDNLIDRLEMQEKRHYLAEGLSGGQKRRLCVGIALSGGARVVLLDEPTSGMDPASRRALWDLLQKEKKGRSLILTTHFMDEADFLGDRVAIMSSGSLQCVGSPYFLKQHYGVGYTLVIIKKEQFQIEHCTALISKYIPGTVIKEDRGIEVTYNLPNDYSHVFEDMLNDLERKADIINFQDYGLVATTLEDVFMSVGSDVETHSISEDTTITADASDGRASSADDLSLHHLDKSDDNATGFLLLWMHVSAVWFKLFLVWTRSWGILLLQILVPVIQINISLGILEYLVSLQGSVIKRPLTLSQGFFATETLLSFNGSSWSSIGAIAKAGYEQLFNSFNMDSMALNIVNDTSIDDYYLERTTDTDELGTLRNQLLIGATIDEDKAVAWFSNFGFHDVATSLATLHSALLKGLDPEANLNVSNYPLEATYSDNSNMQLMMSLVSMQIAVSIGNSLAIISAVYVMFYIKERVSRAKLLQRAAGIQPAVMWASAFIFDWFWFQIVSVTIIISCAAFNVIGLSNVIELGRLFLCLMIYGAAMLPLQYLFSLSFNGPALGFVITFFINVIFGLIGSQIVESLSMLNNGIAADVLDIILPFFPLYSVVSSARLLNKVGLTKHTCLQSCDYLSLIAPDSECTLETLCENFSKICCIPENPYFQWESPGILRYIICSLISGAVLWLILMIFEYNWIQRLMQRTKKSPPMEESSIDADVVEEMKHAQLVDHKSSDIALVARGLTKYYKDNLAVDQISFTVSEAECFGLLGVNGAGKTTTFKMLMGDETISNGDAFVSGYSVKQNITKVYENIGYCPQFDAVFGELTGRETLKLFSRFRGLKDCNSILYIETLAHALGFTKHLDKQVYQYSGGNKRKLSTAVSMLGRTRLIFVDEPTTGVDPAAKRQVWRAIRAARRAGRAFVLTSHSMEECEALCSRLTIMVNGRFQCLGSPQHLKNKYSEGFTLTIKIKMDSDSRRTAAERTEAVKNYVSAQYNNVKLMEEYQGIITYYLPDRSMPWSRMFGIMEQAKRELDVEDYSILQTTLEQIFLQFTKYQREEQ